Proteins from a genomic interval of Treponema brennaborense DSM 12168:
- a CDS encoding discoidin domain-containing protein — protein sequence MRIAHQLLQTVLAAICLFVFGGCFAVRPETYGTLNQRILVLLPDAGLDDLQFTIAETRLSLAGNTLTYASLSGGSAVTVHNRTIYNCRKLNTLDPSQYDALLLINGAQRSTFASDPDFIRICTHLIHRDKPIAASGYATAALAPFLNGMKASAFPSEKPTLERSGAVYTRALVTADRNFLTGFGGSDENDTLFIHSFIRMLAGKKEPVVQSAPDIPFTVYDNGGRFVLTHGGKTRSGVITVPNANHGAAQKSLVFGLHWTAAVGEQFRIRGFDELAPELDFIMVYPDGYNGDWEIMPDRESRLDEKGLFKTLIREFCAHYPIAADRIYATGFSLGSFAVYKLAGEFPNTFAAVAPVSGLMYPTRERPISDSGNLKNSNTSLLHIHCLDDRNVPFTGDPVYGIPVAAEKSVSYWRRAVRAEPNAAPYPAPAGATAKIWSNPETGADIVLATYETGGHAWQPETTAYVADFFYNHPPRENRVQLATADLPAIAESGQPLGLSVRLENAASVQRIVYKANGAVIGTAQNAPFAITWIPPENGRYALSARAELTSGTSIASTLNPEIYVAYKNIAAQAEPAASASSTETAFLSADKAFDSDPRTRWASAYADDQYLTVDLGKTVPISGVTVLWEAAYATAYEIRISNDGRNWHTVYETAQGAGGDETVAFSPVTGRFVRLDCTERATKWGFSVWELLVHGESR from the coding sequence ATGAGAATAGCGCATCAGCTTCTGCAGACGGTACTCGCCGCCATTTGTCTTTTTGTGTTCGGCGGTTGTTTTGCCGTTCGCCCGGAAACGTACGGTACGCTCAATCAGCGTATTCTGGTTCTGCTCCCCGACGCAGGCCTAGACGACCTGCAGTTTACGATAGCGGAAACGAGATTATCGCTTGCAGGAAACACCCTGACGTATGCTTCGCTTTCGGGCGGAAGCGCCGTTACGGTTCACAACCGTACGATTTATAACTGCAGAAAGCTGAATACGCTCGATCCGAGTCAATACGACGCGCTGCTCCTGATAAACGGCGCGCAGCGCAGTACGTTTGCATCGGATCCGGATTTCATTCGGATCTGTACCCATTTAATCCACCGAGACAAACCGATTGCCGCTTCAGGATATGCGACGGCGGCGCTCGCTCCGTTCCTAAACGGAATGAAGGCATCGGCGTTTCCGAGTGAAAAACCGACGCTCGAACGTTCCGGCGCAGTGTACACCCGGGCGCTGGTTACCGCCGATCGGAACTTTTTAACCGGGTTCGGCGGATCGGATGAAAACGATACGCTTTTTATCCATTCGTTCATACGAATGCTCGCCGGAAAAAAGGAGCCCGTCGTTCAATCGGCGCCGGACATTCCGTTCACCGTCTATGATAACGGCGGCAGATTCGTACTCACGCACGGTGGCAAAACCCGAAGCGGCGTAATAACCGTTCCGAACGCAAATCACGGTGCGGCGCAAAAATCGCTCGTATTCGGCTTGCATTGGACCGCCGCCGTCGGCGAGCAATTCCGAATCCGCGGCTTCGACGAACTCGCGCCGGAACTCGATTTTATCATGGTATATCCCGACGGTTACAACGGCGACTGGGAAATCATGCCGGATCGGGAAAGCCGGCTCGATGAAAAAGGACTGTTCAAAACGCTCATCCGCGAATTCTGCGCGCACTACCCGATCGCTGCAGACAGAATTTACGCAACGGGTTTTTCGCTCGGAAGTTTCGCCGTATACAAACTCGCCGGAGAGTTTCCGAATACGTTCGCTGCGGTCGCGCCGGTTTCGGGTCTCATGTATCCGACCCGGGAGCGCCCGATCAGCGATTCGGGCAATTTGAAAAACTCAAACACGTCGCTGCTGCACATACATTGTCTTGACGATCGGAACGTTCCGTTCACGGGCGATCCGGTCTACGGGATTCCGGTCGCGGCGGAAAAATCAGTTTCATATTGGCGTCGCGCAGTGCGGGCGGAACCGAACGCCGCCCCGTATCCGGCTCCCGCAGGCGCGACCGCAAAAATATGGTCGAATCCCGAAACCGGCGCCGATATCGTCCTTGCAACGTATGAAACCGGCGGGCACGCGTGGCAACCGGAAACGACCGCGTACGTTGCGGATTTCTTCTATAATCATCCGCCGCGGGAAAACCGCGTGCAGCTCGCCACGGCGGACTTGCCCGCCATCGCCGAATCGGGCCAACCGCTCGGCTTGTCGGTACGGCTGGAAAACGCCGCATCCGTGCAAAGAATCGTATATAAAGCGAACGGAGCCGTTATCGGTACGGCGCAAAACGCACCGTTCGCCATCACCTGGATCCCGCCGGAAAACGGCAGATACGCACTTTCCGCACGGGCGGAACTCACTTCGGGAACTTCAATCGCCTCGACGCTGAATCCCGAAATTTACGTTGCATACAAAAACATCGCCGCACAAGCGGAACCGGCCGCCTCGGCGTCAAGTACGGAAACCGCGTTTTTGAGTGCGGATAAGGCGTTCGATTCGGACCCGCGTACCAGATGGGCTTCCGCATATGCCGACGATCAGTATTTAACCGTCGATTTGGGAAAAACGGTCCCTATTTCGGGCGTTACCGTTCTCTGGGAAGCCGCGTACGCGACGGCGTACGAAATCAGGATATCGAACGACGGCAGGAACTGGCATACCGTGTACGAAACGGCGCAAGGTGCCGGCGGAGACGAGACTGTCGCGTTTTCTCCGGTAACCGGCCGCTTCGTAAGACTAGACTGCACGGAACGGGCCACGAAATGGGGCTTTTCCGTTTGGGAACTGCTTGTACACGGCGAATCGCGGTAA
- a CDS encoding ABC transporter ATP-binding protein encodes MTTLTKLVGGLEKKYKIYTVLTPLAMIGEVAMEVLIPLIMANIIDTGITNRDINYVVRTGVLMIGAACFSLLCGVLSGWFAALASTGFSHNLRRKLFGKVQDFAFSNMDKFGTASMVTRLTTDVTNTQNTYQMIIRICVRAPVMLISATIMACFINLKLASLFFIVIPILAIGLVLIGIKAFPRFREMLKKYDRLNSDVQENLNGIRVVKSFVRESYEEDKFRKTADEVRTAQVKAERIIIFGMPLMQIMMYVCIIAVLWFGGNMIIGGTMQTGELISFVTYITQILMSLMMISMIFVMLVLSKASIGRILEVLDETPDITDPLPVKADAGTDASAAPEAATTPQAADIGDGTVEFRGVSFSYAKNAALPVLDRISLTIPAGVVAGIIGGTGSSKSTLVQMIPRLYDATAGSVLVGGKDVRTLPLEKLRNAVAMVLQKNVLFSGTISENLRWGNERATDGQIKAACTAADAAGFIESFPDGYETVLGQGGVNLSGGQKQRLCIARALLKEPKILILDDSTSAVDTATDARIRSALRKSLPHTTKIIIAQRITSVKDADIIFVLDDGRLVDSGTHDSLLKSCSIYREVYESQQKGAV; translated from the coding sequence ATGACGACACTTACAAAATTGGTCGGCGGGTTGGAAAAAAAATACAAAATATATACAGTTCTGACCCCGTTAGCCATGATCGGCGAAGTTGCAATGGAAGTCCTGATTCCGTTGATTATGGCGAACATAATCGATACGGGCATTACGAACCGCGACATCAATTACGTCGTGCGCACCGGAGTGCTGATGATAGGAGCGGCCTGCTTTTCGCTTCTTTGCGGCGTCCTGTCGGGATGGTTCGCAGCTCTCGCCTCCACCGGATTTTCCCATAATCTGCGAAGGAAGCTGTTCGGCAAAGTGCAGGACTTTGCGTTTTCAAATATGGACAAATTCGGTACCGCGTCGATGGTAACCCGGCTGACCACGGACGTTACCAACACGCAGAACACGTATCAGATGATCATCCGCATCTGCGTACGCGCGCCGGTCATGCTTATCAGCGCGACGATCATGGCGTGTTTTATCAACCTGAAACTCGCATCCCTGTTTTTTATCGTGATTCCGATTTTGGCAATCGGTCTGGTACTCATCGGAATAAAAGCGTTCCCCCGATTCCGCGAAATGCTCAAAAAATACGACCGTCTCAACAGCGACGTGCAGGAAAACCTGAACGGCATACGCGTCGTCAAATCGTTCGTACGCGAATCATATGAAGAAGACAAATTCCGCAAAACGGCCGACGAAGTCCGTACCGCGCAGGTAAAAGCCGAGCGCATCATCATTTTCGGTATGCCGCTCATGCAGATCATGATGTATGTGTGCATTATCGCCGTGCTCTGGTTCGGCGGCAACATGATAATCGGCGGCACGATGCAGACCGGCGAGCTGATCAGTTTCGTCACGTACATTACGCAGATACTCATGTCGCTCATGATGATTTCAATGATATTCGTCATGCTGGTTCTGTCCAAAGCGTCCATCGGGCGCATTCTTGAAGTACTCGACGAAACTCCCGACATAACGGATCCGCTGCCGGTCAAAGCGGACGCCGGCACGGATGCATCCGCTGCACCGGAAGCGGCCACGACACCTCAAGCGGCGGATATCGGCGACGGAACCGTCGAATTCCGCGGCGTGTCTTTTTCATACGCTAAAAACGCGGCGCTGCCGGTGCTCGACCGTATCTCTTTGACCATTCCGGCGGGAGTCGTCGCGGGTATTATCGGCGGAACCGGTTCGTCCAAATCGACGCTCGTGCAGATGATTCCGCGGCTGTACGACGCGACCGCAGGCTCCGTTCTCGTGGGCGGAAAAGACGTCCGCACGCTGCCGCTTGAAAAGCTGCGGAACGCGGTCGCCATGGTGCTGCAAAAGAACGTGCTGTTTTCGGGCACTATCAGTGAAAATCTCCGCTGGGGCAACGAACGGGCGACCGATGGGCAAATCAAAGCCGCCTGCACCGCAGCCGACGCGGCGGGATTCATAGAATCGTTTCCCGACGGATACGAAACGGTCCTCGGACAAGGCGGCGTAAACTTGTCGGGCGGACAAAAGCAGCGTCTCTGCATTGCGCGCGCACTGCTCAAAGAGCCGAAAATACTCATCCTCGACGACAGTACGAGCGCCGTAGACACGGCGACCGACGCCCGCATCAGAAGCGCGCTGCGAAAAAGCCTGCCGCACACGACGAAGATCATCATCGCGCAGCGCATTACTTCCGTAAAAGACGCCGACATCATTTTCGTTTTGGACGACGGCCGCCTCGTCGATTCCGGTACGCACGACAGTCTGCTGAAATCGTGCAGCATCTACCGCGAAGTATACGAATCTCAGCAGAAAGGAGCGGTCTGA